CCTGGCCGCGCAGGCCACCGACGATCCGTACCGCTGGCTGGAGGCGGTCAGCGCCGAGTCCTCGCTGGCGTGGGTGCGCGGCCAGAACGCGCGCAGCACCGGGGCGCTGACCACCGACCCTGGCTTTGCGCCGCTCAGCGAGCGGATCCTCTCGATCCTCGACTCCGACGCCAAGATTCCCTACGTCGAGAAGATCGGGCCCCACTACTACAACCTCTGGCGCGACGCCGCCCACCCCCGGGGGCTGTGGCGGCGCACCACGCTGGCGGAGTACCGGACGCCCGCGCCCGCCTGGGAGACGGTGATCGACCTCGACGCGCTGGGGGCAGCCGAGGGGGAGAACTGGGTGTGGCACGGGGCGGCGTGCCTCCAGCCGGCCTACCGCCGCTGCCTGGTGTCGCTCTCGCGCGGCGGCGCCGACGCCGACGTGGTGCGCGAGTTCGACCTGGTGACGCGCCAGTTCCTCCCCGGCGGCTTCACGCTGCCGGAGGCCAAGTCGAACGTGGCCTGGCGGGACGACGACGCGATCTTCGTCGGTACCGACGTCGGGCCGGGCTCCATGACCACCTCGGGCTATCCGCGGCTGGTGCAGCTGTGGCGGCGCGGCACGCCGCTGGCCGAGGCGGAGACGGTCTACGAGGGCCGGCCCGACGACGTCTGGGCCTACGGCTGGCGCGACCTGACGCGGGGCTTCGAGCGCGAGTTCGTGGCCCGGGGGATCACCTTCTACAGCAACGAGATGTTCCTGCGGCGCGACGGCGTGCTGCACCGGATCCCCAAGCCCGACGACGCCAACGCCAGCGTCTTTCGCGAGTGGCTCCTGCTCGAGCTGCGCAGCGACTGGACCGTGGCGGGCCGCACCTGGCCCGCGGGGGCGCTGCTGGCCACCCGGTTCGAGGACTTCCTGGCGGGCGGGGGGGCGCTCGAGGCGCTGTTCCTCCCGACCGACCGGAAGTCGCTCGCGGGCTTCAGCGTCACCCGGCACCACGTGGTGGTCAACGAACTCGACAACGTCCGCAACCGGCTGTACGTGCTGACGTGGCGCGACGGCGCCTGGCAGCGAGCCCCGCTCCCCGGCGTCCCCGAGTTCGGCGCGGTGGGGATGAGCGCGGTGGACCCGGAGGAGTCGGACGCCTACTTCCTGACGATCACCGACTTCCTGACCCCCACCAGCCTGGCCTACGGGACGGTGGGCGGCGGGCCGGCCGAGCGGCTCAAGCAGCTCCCGGCCTTCTTCAGTGCCGACGGACTGCGGGTCAGCCAGCATGAGGCGGTGTCCGCCGATGGCACCCGGGTCCCGTACTTCGAGGTGGCGCGGCGCGACCTCTCCCGCGACGCCCGGCACCCGACCCTGCTCTATGGCTACGGTGGCTTCGAGGTCTCGATGCTGCCCAGCTACAGCGCCTCCGTGGGGGCGGCCTGGCTGGAACCGGGGGGCGTGTACGTGCTGGCCAATATCCGCGGCGGCGGCGAGTTCGGGCCACGCTGGCACCAGGCCGCCCTCAAGGCCAACCGCCACAAGGCGTACGAGGACTTCATCGCGGTGGCGGAGGACCTGATCCGCCGCGGCGTCACCCGGCCAGCACAGCTCGGCATCATGGGCGGCAGCAACGGCGGCCTCCTCATGGGCAACATGCTGACCCGCCGCCCGGACCTGTTCGGCGCCATCGTCTGCCAGGTGCCGCTGCTCGACATGCGGCAGTACCACACCCTGCTCGCGGGCGCCTCGTGGATGGGGGAGTACGGCAACCCCGACGACCCGGCGGAGTGGGAGTTCATCCGGACGTTCTCCCCCTACCACAACGTGCGCGAGGGCGTGACCTACCCGCCCACGCTCTTCACCACCTCCACGCGCGATGACCGGGTGCACCCCGGGCACGCGCGCAAGATGGTGGCGAGGATGCTGGAGCAGCGTCACGACGTGCTCTACTACGAGAACATCGAGGGCGGCCACGCGGGCGCCGCCGACAACCGGCAGGCCGCCTTCATGTCGGCGCTGGCCTGGACCTTCCTCCAGCGGCAGCTGATGCCCGCGCCCGCCACGCCGTAGGCCACCCCCTGGAGACCGCCGGGCTCACCCCACTGAGCGAGCTGCACGCCGCCCTGCTCCAGGCCACCATCACGCTCGGCCTGGTGGCGGTCTGCGGCCTGCTCTACGCCCGGTTCCGGAAGCCGTACTTCTTCTGGTGGGCGGTGGCGTGGAGCCTGTACCTGGCCCGCCTCGGCGCCATCCTCATTTACGTCCCGTCCGGGCGGCCATTCTGGCTCTACGCCCACCAGGTGGCCACCGGCTGGACGGCGCTTGCCCTGCTGTGGAGCGCGGTGGTCTTCTCCCGCGGCTCCCGCTTCCGCCCGGGATTCTGGGTGGCAGTGCTCTTCCCCCCGCTCTGGTCCTACTTTGCCATCTATCACCTCGGCGTGGAGGAACGGTTCCTCTACGCCGCCCTGCCCGCGGTGGCGTTCCTGAGCGGCGCCACACTGTGGACCGCCGGCGTGTTCTTCCACTTCCGCCGCAAGACCGGCTCGCCGGGGGCGCTGCTGCTCGCCTTCGCCTTCCTGCTGTGGGGGCTGCACCACCTCGACTATCCGGTGCTCCGGGCCCGCGGCGCCTGGAACCCCTGGGGCTACTACCTCGACATCGTCTTCGCGCTGCTGGTGGGCGGCGGGATCCTGATCCTGGTCATCGAGGACCTGGAGCGCGGGCTGCGCGCCCTCTCCACCCTCTCGGGCGACCTGCAGCGCGGCGAGGGTGGCGCCGACGAGGTCGGCGCCCTCCTGGGCCGCGCGCTGGTGCTGCCGGGCGTGCGTGGCGGCGCACTCTACGACCGGACCCGCGCCGAGGTGGTGCGGGGACTCGGCGCCTGCGCCCCGTGGGAAGGCCACCCCCCGAACGGGGACACCCAGGCGCTGATCGAGGAGGTGCTCGCCACCGGGCGGCCGGCCTCCGGCAGCAGCGGGGTGTTCGCCTATATCGCGGCGCTTCCCGTCATGCGGCGCGATGCCGTGGCCGGCGCCATGCTCATCGTCGGCGACGCCCGCGATCCCTTCGCCGCGCTCGACGCCTCGTTCCTGCAGGCGCTGGGGCAGCAGGTGGGCGCGGCGCTCGAGAACGCCGACCTCGACCGCCGGCTGCGGCGCCGCACCGAGGAGCTGGAGCGGCTCTCGGTGCGCATGGTGGAGCAGCACGAGGAGGAGCGCCGCCGCCTCTCCCTCGAGCTGCACGACGAGACCGCCCAGGTCTTCTCCGCCGTGAAGCTGCAGCTGGGCATCGTCCGCGAGGAGGTGCCCGCGCCGCAGGCCGAGCGGCTGGCCCGGGTTACCGAGCTGGTCGATGAAGGGATGGCCAGCATCCGCAGTGTCACCGACCAGCTCCGGCCGTCCCTGCTCGACGACCTCGGCCTGCTCCCCGCGCTCCGGGCGCTGGTGGCCGATTTCGAGAGCCGCACCGGGATCGTCGTCACGTTCGCGGCCCCCGAGCGCCTGCCGCCGGTGGACACGCTGGCCGAACTCGCCATCTTCCGCGCGGTGCAGGAGGGACTCTCCAACGTGGCGCGCCACGCCGACGCCGCCACCGCCACCGTGGCCCTCGCCGCGCGACCCGACGGCCTCACCATCCGCCTCGAGGACGATGGCCGCGGCCTCTTCGCCGACGGCGCAGTGGTGGAGGAACACACCGGCCTCGCGGGCATGCGGGAACGCTTCACGGCGCTCCGGGGCACCGTCGCCCTGGAGCCGGGCGCGACCGGCGGCACCCGGCTCACCCTGCACCTCCCGCTGGCCCCCGAGCACTGATATGGCCGATCCGATCCTGCGGGTGATGCTGGTGGATGACCACGTGCTGGTGCGCGAGGGGATCCGGCACGTGCTCACCGGCACGCCCGGCGTCGAGGTCGTGGCCGAGGCGGGCGACGGCGAGGTGGCGCTCGCCCTGGCGCAGGAGGCCCGCCCCGACGTCGTGGTGCTCGACCTCTCGCTCCCGGGAGCCGGCGGCCTCGAGGTCACCACCCGGCTGCGCACCCTGCTGCCCACGGTGCGGGTGCTGATCCTGAGCGTGCACGACCATCCCGAGTACGTCCTCGGCGCGGTGCGCGCGGGAGCGCAGGGCTACCTGCGGAAGGACACCTCACCCGCCGAGCTCCGCGAGGCGCTGCGGGCGGTGGCCCGGGGCGAGTCGTACTTCTCCCCGCCGGTGGCCCGCCACCTGAGCGCGGCCCTCCGCGGGGACACCCCGGCGGACGATGCCGCCACCCGGCTGGCCCGGCTCACGCCCCGCGAGCGCGAGGTCCTGGCCGGGATCGCCGCCGGCGAGACCAGCCGGGCCATCGCCGCGCGGCTCGGACTCTCCCCCCGCACCGTCGAGACCTACCGCGAGAACCTGGCCCGCAAGCTCGACATCAAGACTGTCGCCGGGCTCACCCGCTTCGCGGTGGAGGCGGGGCTGGCCAAGGAACCCCGCGGCTGACGTGAACGGCCGGCTCCGGCCGGCGTGAAGCTTCCCTCACCCTCGCACGACGTACCCCCCCGCACGCGTTCCAGCGTTCCCGCGCAACTGCTTGGCCTGCATGCAGGTGCGCCAAGGGACGCGGGACGCGTCCGTAGTTCTACGGAGCGCGAGCCCCGCAGCTTCCCGAATTACCGCGAATCAGGTCGGGCACTACCGTAGACCCGCACCCACATGGGTGCGGACTCCCAACCTGCGGCAGGACTACCTGAATGCGTTTCCCTCGCTCGTGCCTCGCAATCGCAGTGCTCTCGGCTTCCTCCCTCAGCGCGCAGGCCACGCCGCAACGCGTGACCCGGGACACCGTCATCGAGTTGCAGGAGATGACCGTCACGGCCACGCGTGACCTGCGCGAAGTCTTCCGCACCCCGGCGCCCGTGAGCGTGGTGGACTCCACCACGCTCGCCCGGCGCGCCCCCGGCAGCATCACCGACCTGTTCTACGACCTGCCGGGTCTCGACGTCAACGGCATCGGCCCGAGCCAGTCACGGCCGATGATCCGGGGCCTCCTCGGACAGCGCATCCTGCTGCTCCAGGACGGCATCCGCATGAACAACTCCCGCCGCGAGTCGGACTTCGGCGAGATCCCCTCCCTCGTGGGCCTCGAGGCCCTGGGGCGGGTGGAAGTGGTCCGCGGGCCGACCTCGGTGCTCTACGGCACCGACGCCATCGGCGGCGCGGTGAACCTGATCACCCGCCAGCCGCCCGCCGCCATCAGCGGCAGCAGCGTGCGCGGCAGCGTGGGCTACCGCTACCAGAGCGCCGGCAGCCAGCAGCGCCCCTGGGGCCTGGCGGCCGGGCAGGTGGGCCGCTTCAACTGGCTCGCCTTCGGCTCCTACCGCGACGCCGGCGACTACACCGCGCCCGCCGGTACCTTCGGCCAGCTGCCGCTCCCCAGGGACGTGAAGGTGCGCGACAGCGGCGTCCGCGACCAGAACTACGCCGCCCAGCTCGGCTACAACTTCTCCGAGACGCAGGGGGTGAGCGCCCGGTACGAGCGCTACAGCGCCGCCGATGCCGGCTTCGGCTACGTCAAGCCGACCGACCTCAACCGTCCCAGCGATCCGACCATCCAGATCCGCTACCCGACCCAGGGCGTGGACCGCGTCTCCCTCGGCTACACCAACCGCACCCTGGGCATCGCGGTCGCCGACCGCCTCGACGTCACCACGTACTACGTGAGCAACGCCCGCCGCCTCAACTTCGACATCATCATCCCGACCGGGCCCGGCTCCCAGGGCCAGATCTCCACCCGGAACCACACCGACCTCGACACCTATGGGGTCCGGCTGGAAGCCGCCAAGGCCGTGGGCAGCGTGCTGCTCACCTACGGCGCCGACGCCTTCCGCGACCGCTCCAACAACAGCGACACCAGCACCACCACCGGGTTCGGCCCGCCGTCCACCGATCCCGTCTCCAAGACGCCGAACGCGATCTTCCGCAGCATCGGCGGCTTCCTGCAGAGCGACGTCCACCTCGGCGACCGCTTCAACGTCATCGCGGGCGTGCGGCTGCAGAGCATCAAGGCGGAGACCCGGCCCACGCCCGGCGTGACGCTGCCGCTGGTCTCGGATGAGCACGCCACCGCGGTCGGGACCCTCAACG
The Gemmatimonadota bacterium DNA segment above includes these coding regions:
- a CDS encoding TonB-dependent receptor → MRFPRSCLAIAVLSASSLSAQATPQRVTRDTVIELQEMTVTATRDLREVFRTPAPVSVVDSTTLARRAPGSITDLFYDLPGLDVNGIGPSQSRPMIRGLLGQRILLLQDGIRMNNSRRESDFGEIPSLVGLEALGRVEVVRGPTSVLYGTDAIGGAVNLITRQPPAAISGSSVRGSVGYRYQSAGSQQRPWGLAAGQVGRFNWLAFGSYRDAGDYTAPAGTFGQLPLPRDVKVRDSGVRDQNYAAQLGYNFSETQGVSARYERYSAADAGFGYVKPTDLNRPSDPTIQIRYPTQGVDRVSLGYTNRTLGIAVADRLDVTTYYVSNARRLNFDIIIPTGPGSQGQISTRNHTDLDTYGVRLEAAKAVGSVLLTYGADAFRDRSNNSDTSTTTGFGPPSTDPVSKTPNAIFRSIGGFLQSDVHLGDRFNVIAGVRLQSIKAETRPTPGVTLPLVSDEHATAVGTLNAEYLLSDRVSLVTSVGRGFRSPNLIERFFEGPTPEGFGYQVRTPDLKPETSINVDVGFRYRDPRVTLEAFGFRNEITNGIGLVPTGDSIAAGPGQFLPTYENVNFGKLRVLGVEASGRLNLGRGFSTAANLTVFDSKDVRDPTNPVAQSYGLRVGGEARYDHPGNRFWLAYGVRHNGEQKDIAVTLSPVGSPVPSFTIMHARAGMRLFTAGRSSHSVTFVLDNLGNTLYSEASNSNFFRPAPGRSLTAAYRVDF
- a CDS encoding response regulator transcription factor — its product is MADPILRVMLVDDHVLVREGIRHVLTGTPGVEVVAEAGDGEVALALAQEARPDVVVLDLSLPGAGGLEVTTRLRTLLPTVRVLILSVHDHPEYVLGAVRAGAQGYLRKDTSPAELREALRAVARGESYFSPPVARHLSAALRGDTPADDAATRLARLTPREREVLAGIAAGETSRAIAARLGLSPRTVETYRENLARKLDIKTVAGLTRFAVEAGLAKEPRG
- a CDS encoding GAF domain-containing sensor histidine kinase, whose translation is MAVCGLLYARFRKPYFFWWAVAWSLYLARLGAILIYVPSGRPFWLYAHQVATGWTALALLWSAVVFSRGSRFRPGFWVAVLFPPLWSYFAIYHLGVEERFLYAALPAVAFLSGATLWTAGVFFHFRRKTGSPGALLLAFAFLLWGLHHLDYPVLRARGAWNPWGYYLDIVFALLVGGGILILVIEDLERGLRALSTLSGDLQRGEGGADEVGALLGRALVLPGVRGGALYDRTRAEVVRGLGACAPWEGHPPNGDTQALIEEVLATGRPASGSSGVFAYIAALPVMRRDAVAGAMLIVGDARDPFAALDASFLQALGQQVGAALENADLDRRLRRRTEELERLSVRMVEQHEEERRRLSLELHDETAQVFSAVKLQLGIVREEVPAPQAERLARVTELVDEGMASIRSVTDQLRPSLLDDLGLLPALRALVADFESRTGIVVTFAAPERLPPVDTLAELAIFRAVQEGLSNVARHADAATATVALAARPDGLTIRLEDDGRGLFADGAVVEEHTGLAGMRERFTALRGTVALEPGATGGTRLTLHLPLAPEH
- a CDS encoding S9 family peptidase translates to MRLRRLLPALTLLLPMTDPLAAQATDDPYRWLEAVSAESSLAWVRGQNARSTGALTTDPGFAPLSERILSILDSDAKIPYVEKIGPHYYNLWRDAAHPRGLWRRTTLAEYRTPAPAWETVIDLDALGAAEGENWVWHGAACLQPAYRRCLVSLSRGGADADVVREFDLVTRQFLPGGFTLPEAKSNVAWRDDDAIFVGTDVGPGSMTTSGYPRLVQLWRRGTPLAEAETVYEGRPDDVWAYGWRDLTRGFEREFVARGITFYSNEMFLRRDGVLHRIPKPDDANASVFREWLLLELRSDWTVAGRTWPAGALLATRFEDFLAGGGALEALFLPTDRKSLAGFSVTRHHVVVNELDNVRNRLYVLTWRDGAWQRAPLPGVPEFGAVGMSAVDPEESDAYFLTITDFLTPTSLAYGTVGGGPAERLKQLPAFFSADGLRVSQHEAVSADGTRVPYFEVARRDLSRDARHPTLLYGYGGFEVSMLPSYSASVGAAWLEPGGVYVLANIRGGGEFGPRWHQAALKANRHKAYEDFIAVAEDLIRRGVTRPAQLGIMGGSNGGLLMGNMLTRRPDLFGAIVCQVPLLDMRQYHTLLAGASWMGEYGNPDDPAEWEFIRTFSPYHNVREGVTYPPTLFTTSTRDDRVHPGHARKMVARMLEQRHDVLYYENIEGGHAGAADNRQAAFMSALAWTFLQRQLMPAPATP